The stretch of DNA ACGATTGAACTTTGATGCAATGCATCTTATAGAAAATTATGTATGTAAGcaaataatgaaaaaaataagACAAAAAATTTACGTGGTTTGGCAATTTGCCTATGTCCATGTGAAAGAGAACAGCAAATATATTCTATGAAGAAATTTTACAAGAATTTTTTTCAAGAAGCTCTTTCAGTTGCTTCGTATATTTCTCACATTGGGACACACTTCAAGGTCAAGGATGAAGCCTATTTATAAGAAATTTGAGATAAAACATATAGATGAAAACTTCCACATCCTTCAACTATCAACTACCATATTTTTCATTCAACTATCAACCACCATTATTATGCCAATTAACAACCACTATTATTAATTATTCCAACTAATCAACAAATATCCATTTTGGCATATATTAATGATATTCATAGTGTTTGATCTGCTGTTCTCATTTATGTTTCTCATCTTCTAcattcttcaatcaagtccaAGCTATTTTTGAACTTGTTGGCTGGAAGTAGCTTAGTCGTCATATCTGCTGGATTATTTGTTGAACGTATTTTATCAATTGTAATTGTTCCTTGAGAAACCAAATCTCTTACGAAACGCattctgatatcaatatgttttgtcctTCCATGATGCACAAGATTTTTTATCAAATGGATTGCATTCTGGCTATCACATTAGACCATACTTTTATACCAAGCTCACCTACTAGTCCTATAAGCCAAATATCCTCCTTCACTGCTTCAGTTGTTGTGATGTACTCTGCTTCGGTGGTTGACAAAGCAAcgttggttgacaaagaaacaaTAGTTTGCAAGTTTGCTTTCCAACTATTAGTACATCGGCAGAGTGTGAACATATACTCAGTCAAAAATCTTCTTCTATTAAGATCTCTAGCAAAATCTGAATCGAGAAATCAAACAATGTTTCCATCATTATTCTTAAAATTCCCATAAGTTAAGGCAACATTAATTGTTCCTTTCAAGTAATGCATAATCCATTTCAGTGTCTACCCATTTTCTTTTccaggattcgacatgtacctGCTTACAAAACTGGCAACTTGAGAAATATCTGGTCTATCACATACCATGACATACATGAGGCTTCCAACTGCATTTGCATAAAGGACACGAAACATTTGTTCCACCTCTTCCTTGGTGTTGGGTGACAATGCCGTTTAGAGTTTAAAATGAGCCGTTGGTGGAGTTGTTGCAGAAAAGTTCAAGTACCTTTTCAATGTATTGTTTTCGTGAAATAAATAATGTGCCTATTTTTCTATCTCGGCAAATCTCCATTCCCAAAATTTTATTCGGAACTCCCAAATTTTTCATCTCAAATTTTGTACTTAAATAGGCCTTCAGCCATTCAATTCctgatatgtttttttaaagcaatcaacatatcatcaacatataaaagtAGGTAGATGAATAGGCCATACTTGAGTTTCTTCATGTATACACATCTATCATACTCGCTCTTAGAATAATGATTTGCATGCATAAAAACATCAAATCGTTTGTACCATTGTCTTGGGGACCATTTCAGGCCATATAAAATTTCTTCAACATAAAAACATGGTTTTCTTTGCCTGAACCTCGAATCTTTCTTGTTGATTCATGTAGATTTGTTCTTCCAATTCACCGTGTAGAAAAGCTATTTTGACATCTAGTTGCTCAAGTTCCAAGTAAAAATGAGCAACGATTGCAATAAGTGTTCGGAATGAACTGTGTTTTACCGCTGGAGAAAATACTTCATTTCCATTTTCTCTGTGTAAAACCTTTTGTCACTAGTCTTGCTTTGAATCTTGCATCTACTATACCAGGAATTCCttcttttcttttgaatatCCATTTACTTTCAACAACCTTTTGATTCTTCGATCTTTCATAATCTCCCAAGTACGATTCTTATCTGAGTGATTCAATATCCTCACTCATTGCCTTGATACATTCAGCAGATTCTTTGCTATAAATTGTCTTTTTATATGTTTGTGGTTCATCAAGAGTACTGCTTTCAGCAACACTTAGTGCATGGGAGACTAGATCAACATAACATCTATATCTTTGAGGAGTTTTCACTTTTTGTCTCCTTTATCTGTCTTTAGCCAACTGATAATCCGGCGGAGGATCAAATTCCTCAATTGTATGAGCTATATGTTCATTTTGATGTTTTGAGAATTCTGTTGTAGGCTTCACGTCAAGCTCCACCTTCTTCGGGGTACCGGTATTCTCTTTTGCAGATGTCGACTCATTTCGTACTTTGAGAATTGCAGCTTCATTGAAAGTCATGTCTCTACTAATGATATTGCATTTTTTGTATCAGTGTTCCACAACTTGTCCCCTTTCACACATTCAGTATATAAAAATGCATTTTTTTTTGCCCTTAGTTCAAGCTTGCCTTCATTTACGTGAGCATAAGCAGGACAACCAAATATCTTTAGATTGTCATACTTTGTAGGAACACCTGACCACATCTCCTCatgaaatttcaaatttatcgcTAAAGATGGACATCTGTTCACTAGGTAGCAAGatgtattgacaactttagcCCAAAACTCTTTTATTAAACCAGTATTTGAGAGCATGCATGGTGTTCTTTCTATCACGGTCATGTTCATCCGTACTGCAATACCATTTTTCTATGGAGTGTGTTTCACAGTACGGTGTCTCACGATCCCTTGATCCTTGCAGAAATTATCAAATTCCTCCCTACATAATTCCAAGCCATAATTAGTTCTTATACGTTTGATTTGCTTTCCAGTTTGATTTTCGACTACTGTTTTCCATTGTTTGAATTTGACAAAGACTTTATCTTTACGCTTCCGCATGTATATCCAAACCTTCCTTGAGTAGCCATCAATGAAGGTTAACATGTATCTGCCACCACCAACAGAAAGAACTCGAGAAGGACCCCATAGATAGAGTGAATCTAATCTAATGTGCCCTTTGTCCGACGTACTGTTGTGTTAAACTTCACTCGACATTGTTTTCCAAATATATAGTGTTCACAGAAGTCTAATTTTCCGGTATTCTGGCCATAAAGCAGACTTTGATTACTTAGTTCTGCCAGACCTTTTTCATTGATATGTCcaagacacgtattccataatTTCGTGACATCAGAATCAACCATTGATGAAACAATAGCAGATCCAATAATCGTGTTTCCCGCACCTCTTGCAAGTTTTATGACTTCACCTTCTCTTTTGATGGTATACTTATTATGGTCGAGGAAACCCAAGGATATCAGGTACTTCTTCAACTCTGGAACATGTCTGACCTCTGTCAAAGTTTTCAAGATTCTATCGAAAATTTTGATCCTTATTGTGTCTTTACTGAAAACTTTACGGCCTTTGTTGTCACCTAAAAGAACCTTGCCCCCATCCAAGGATTGATAGTTTGCAAATCAATCCTTACATAATATATGTTATATAAGAAGCCTAAATCAAGGatttatttattgtttgagTGATGTTCGGAAACTATAAGTACATCTACATTATCATTTGTTACAGCTGCATTTTGAGAATCATAGGTCTTCTCGTTTCCAATACATTTTGCTATGGACAATCCCTTCTTTGTTACATTGGTAGCACTTGAATGTTCTAGGTCTGAATTTAGATTTAGACCTAGACTTGTTCCTTCCACGATCTTGATTTCTTGTTTCCATTCTACCTCTTGCAAACAATCTTTCAGTTGAACAATCATTGTTATTTTCCGATACTTTTTTCTTCAACTTCTTTGAATTTAAAGCAGCTTTAACCTCTTCCATGGTAAGAGTTTCACAAATGTACAACCTAGTATCGATGAAGTTTTCATATGTGTTCGGTAAAGAGCATAGAAGAATAATGGCTTGGTATTTGTCCTCGCTTTTAACATCTATACTTTTTAGATGAAGTaaaattttgttaaaatcatcGAGATGTTCTTTGATGGGCTTTCCTACATGCATTTGAAGTTTGTATAATCTTTTCTTCAAATATAATTGATTGGTGAGCAACTTAGTCATATACAAACTCTCCATTTTCGACCATAATTTTGTTGTTCTATCTTCTTGGGCTACTTTTCATATAACTTAATCAGCCAAGCACAACAATATTGTATTGGGTGCTTTATCCATGATATCATCCTTCTCGACCGCGAACTGAGATTCCAACAGTTTTTCTCTATCTTTTAGGGCTTTCACTAAACCTTGATGAACCAGTAGAACTTTCATTTTATTCGCTACAAGGTAAAATCGTTTGCTATGTCAAATTGTCCCATCTCGAACTTTGTATTTGTCATAGTTCCAGCAACAGCTTAGACAAGTTCAATATTGACTCTACTTTGGGCAATATTATCAAGAATATCTTTTCTGAAGTAGAAGATCAGTCAGAGCTGCAACCACATAGCATACTTTGAAATTCAAGAGAAAATTACAACCAAATCTCTTATACCAGTTTGTAGAACTTTGATGTAATGAGTGTTGTAGAAAATTATGTATGTGAGCAAATAATGAAAAATGAGACACAAGAAATTTACGTGGTTTGGCAATTTTCTTATGTCCATGGGAAAGAAAGCAGCAAATTTATTTTATAGAGAAAGTATACAGAGGAACTTTCACTCACTCAAAATTTTCTTATCCCAAGTATATACAAAGaaactctcaatttttctcaagAATCTCTCTCAGTTGCTTCTTATGTTTCTCATTTTGGGATGTTCGTCAAGGTCAAGGATAAAACCTACTGAAACATACGGCCCAAAAtctttcacatccttcaactaaCAAATACCATATTTATTAGTCAACTATCAACAATCATTATTATGTCAACTAACGACCACCATTATTAATTATGCCAACTaatcaacaatacaatcaaagagcACTAGAGAACTCAACTGGCCGAGAAACGAAAGATATGGTGGCAGAAAGAGACCAAACTTTGGTTGCATTGCTCTCAAAAAGGCATTTGATTGAGTACATATAACTCATGAAAAAAAAAGACAGTACGTTGAGATTGAGACTTGAACCTAACTCAACCTCAAAAGCTATCTCAAGAGGTGTAATTAGTCCAAGACCATATATATAATTCACAAGGATTTAATCCAATCGATGTGGGACGTATAACACATCCCCTCGCACTATGAATGAACAACTGGAGTGTGGAGTTTACAAGATATTATTGGGTGGTCCATAAGATAGTCCAACGCATAAGGATAGGCACGTACTCTGATATCATCTTAACATTGAGACTTAAACCTAACCCAATTCAAAAGATAGCTCAATGGAAGAGGATTCTCCAAAGTCATATATACAATTGTCAAGTATTTAATCTAATCTATGTGAGACATCTAACACATACATATGATAAGACATCCAATAATAGACATCCAAGAAAGTAAAAACGGGCATATTTTGTACCTGCAACTACCAGTCAACCACCTCAAATCACAAGAACCCATAATTATTGCAGTAATGTGAGAAAAAGGACATGTGAACAAAAATGATTAGATTAAAGTTGGACACTAGTTGATACCTAAAAATGGAACAAAAGTTAAATTACCATCCAGTGATCCATGAGGCAAAGGGTGCCCAACCAGGGCCGGCAAGCTTTGCACTCCAATAATAGAGGCCCCCAGAAGTAGGATAAGAAGAACAAATTTCGGCCATGGATAAACCAACACTCATGGTGAAACCACCCACAATCAGCCATCCATAAACAATTGAAACCGGGCCACCAAAATTCAATCCCGTATTATACAGTGTTGTCACACCAGTGAGCACTGAGATTATGGAAAATGAAAAGGCAAAGTTTGACAACACTCTGCACTTCCCCATACAAAACCCACAAAAAAtccattaaaaaaattagtggactaagaaatcaagaaaatcatAAACAAGAAGAAATAATTTCTTGTGTCGGATTAGAAACAAGGAAAATATTTACGAGAGGTCACGCTTGAGTTCTTGCTTGTATCCAAGCTCGTGTAAACGTGCATGGCCTGAATCACCATAATCTCGGGGTTTTGGTGGAACATGTGATGGAATAATAGGCTGGTCATCATTCTTTCCTCCCCGCTCCCACCCCATTTTTCCTTCCCCGAGTGTCTTCTACCCTTcctgagagagagagagagagatacCGATGCGATGCTCTTTCAACGAATGAACTGAATCACACTCAAATCCAAATGAATATTCCAAAGATTACTTTCCTTCTCAATATCAAGTCAAATGGTATATTCCACATCGGTGATCAGGTGGCAATCTTGCAAGAAAGTTATTATTTTgcgtgtgtgtatgtgtgttctGAGGTGAGAAAGCAAGCCATGTCAAGGGAGGCGAGCGGAAGAGCGAGGAAAGGGAACTCTGTTTGAATAGGACTTTCAGTGGTCGCCTCTTGCATGGCCGTTAAATATCCTTGAAGTTGGGATGCGTGAACGTACACGcatgttattttatttcaattttttttatcaccaTCTAAATTTAAGATATTTGTATCATATGAACTACGTTGTTGAGACATGacaaatattgtttttttaatCATAGTTTATTATACTTTCACAAATAATCAACACTATTATATCTtatgaaatttaaatatgtTGAATGATATTTACTTTTATTGATTAATGTTGTCCGTATCGATAGGAGTCTAAAATTGCAAAGTCAATCATACAAAAGTCTTTAGTCTTGAAGTATTCAAAATTGAGTAGGTGGGATTTCCTTTTCGCAtattttgtttgatcaaaaaCTATTtggagacggtctcacggatcaattttatgggtcgaatctcttatttgagtcattcataaaaaagtgttactttttatgctaagagtattactttttttttgtgaatatcgatagagttgactcgtctcacagataaatataagtaagaccatctcacaagatacttacttttttttttgcatatGTAATATGAATAAGTTTTTATATATGgtataacatatatattttgcaTACAAAAGTTATTTTTGTGTAATTCATCACTTAACACGTAATCTATTAAATTCAGGTAGATTTTCTAGTTAAGTTTATAGtcgttattattatattatcatCATAAACTCATCTTATTATTATCACTTAACTAGAATCATTAAACGATTCTTTCCTTGACCACAGATACATGGACCATGAATCATTAATGTAGGGCCTTTCTGATGCCGCACATAtcaggaaaaattattttttggatCTACAACTTGTTGTGCCAGTATTGTCCACAAATTCTAGCTATATAAATAGTATAACTCAAACCTCCGTTTGAAAGAGTGTGTCAAaactttggcaaaaacttgtgtgagacggttttatgggccgtatttgtgagacggatctcttatatggatcatccataaaaaaaaatattactttttatgttaaaagtattacttttattgtgaatatgagtagggttgactcgtttcatagattatgatccatgagacggtctccCATAAAATTTACTCCAAAACTTTATCGACTCTAGATCAAGTTGAATATAATTTAAAGATTATCAAATAAtattccatatatatatatatatatagagagagaATCCTTGGGATTTGAAACCCCTCGATATTTGGACTACAATTTATTATTTCATTGATATTTACAGGCCAGGTCTTTGGAGAAGGCATAATATCATACATGTGGTCAATATAAATCTTTTATATGACACGATACATGGAAAAGGACCATCAATATTGTCACGGTATTCTTATAAAGCacgcaaattttaaaaataataataatacaaaatTTAACAAAACTGCCGATATAATTTGGTCTACTACGTCCGCTAGCTTTGATATTTCAATAATTTTAGTCGCGATTGATGTGATATATATGTGTGCATCTACGTGGTTTCGATATGACGTTAATTAATACAGTATCACATAACTACTTTTGAgttaaaaatactaaaattttcaaaaatcgaAAAAAACAAGAATAAGAATGAATTTGGACGACAAATAATGATTCATAGTTTCATAAATATAATTCTAATCAATTGGCAAAAATAAGTGAAACCCGTCTCCAAAATTCTCAATTTTAATTTAGTCTTCCAGCATCTTACACAACTATTACTCGACGCACAAAAATATCCTACACAAATATTACATAAAACAAAAAGAAATCACACACAAAGAACAAATTATATGCGAACAAGAAGGGAATAGTATGCACAGAATTACTAATAACTTATTCAAACAGAAGCATCAATAATAATTCTTAAAAAACACACAATGGActcaaaaaaagaagaagaaagttAATTACCAGCCAGTAATCCAAGATGCGAATGGGCCCCATTCAGTTCCGCAAAGCTTGGCGCTCCAAAAATAGAGGCCGCCAGAAGTTGGGTAGGCAGAGCAGATCTCAGCCAATGAAAGGCCTACGATGAAGGTGAACAAGCCCACGATCGGCCACCCGTATACCATTGTCACGGGACCACCAAAAGATAGTCCCTGGTTGTATAATGTAGTTATCCCAGTGACAACTGATATTATCGAGAAAGTCACAGAAAAGTTCGCCACTGCCCTGTTCCAACAACAAGTCAAAGAAAATTCAGGTATTGTTTCCGGGCACAGATGCTCGTTACCAACTCGCGTCCGGAAATGGTGATATTGAATCTAGTGCTTACGAGAGGGTGCGGCTGAGTTCTTGCTTGTAACCCAGCTGGTTCAGTCGGCAGTCGTCGGAATCCGGCAGCGGATGATAATGATACGGAGCCGTGGCAACCTCCGCCTCCACCGCCGAAGTTTCCATGATCATAATAGACAATTATTTGAACCACCAAACAATCAACGGTCGGTTGTTTAATGCAAAGTATCGGAGATGAAAGGGGTAGTTGTGTTTTCCTAATTTAATATGGTTGAGAATTTGTGATTCTGATGTACGACTGGGATgaacaaaattatttattataatttgagTATATTAGATTTATACACGTGCGATAGTTAACTTATTAATATcactattaaaaataataatatttttgttataaaaataatattttcattcaaaatatcacatattacataatatttatttataacataACAAACAATtcattaacataaaaaataataattttcatgaaTGAAATCGAATCTGAGatatgtctcataaattttatcTGTAAATAATTTCACCaaagtttttttaattttgaattgaATTTTCTATATCAGGGGtaatttttgaatatatataatatctcACTTATTaggttttttattattattattgttcgcATCTTTCTTCATTGCAAGATTATTGCGCTGTAAAGTCGCTTCTAATAATTTATTTGCCTTTGTCGTTAAAATTATTGGCCATACTCTTATAATCTTATTACTAGTCCATTATTTATTCATAAATACAATAATTATTTTGTACATAGTAGTCAACGATGtgccaaaatgtttttattgttaTAGAACGATTCACACGAATCTATTTTCATAAGTCATGCTgtatgtcgtattttgtgagacggatctcttatttggatcattcataaaaaaatattaccttttattctaagagtattatttttttattgtaaatatcgataaAATTGATACTgtttcacaaataaagattcatgataccgtctcacaagagacctacttaaATTTTAATCCAAAAATGAACTAAACCTTGATTtacattttgaatttttaaattatcatatacaaaacataaaaatttattataaaacccCGTTTTTGTATACgctaaataaaaagaaaaacacattaaaaaaacccatcaattaaattcaaatgaatGTAGTACATAAAACTATACATTAGGCTCACTCACGTACCCAAACAACAAATATTCTTGAAAAAGAAACATTTATGGTCTTGTTAACTACGTCCATGCTCCATAGCTTCAATCGTTGAGTCTAAACGCGGATCCTCGGCACCTCTTACCATCACAGATGGCTGTTGGTTCATTCCTTGCATGCCGATCCCGTTCCCAGAAACAACCGGTTGAGAGTTGGCACGAGATAGCTCCAATGCTCGGAAATATGCATGAGTCCCCCATCCTGTCATACAAAGAAAATCAGAAGAGAACATTTACCTGGATATTTTTCACCGAGCTTTCTTATATCACTCTGACATAATCAAATTTGATATTCGAGCATTACCATCTACACAACAATGCCAGAGCAAAATCCATGGGGTGcccttttcaaatatttatgcaTAGATAACATTAGCATTAAGTATCTAGAAAGAATGGTCTCCTGCGCTTTTTCGAGATTCTTTAAATAAGGGAACACATGAGCCCAAAATAGTATATTTTTTGAGCTTCAAGCCGACCAAAAAAATtcagtctcgaagtcaaatatgAATATAATGACTAGTATTAAGCTCAATAGGGCTTGTTCGCACCTGTACTTAACATATAATTTCACAATGTCGAGTATACGAATCCACAAATTATTTACCATTATAAAATTCTAACATATTGCGGATAAACTAGTGATTTGGAGTTTCACATGATTGCTCTTTTCATCTCAACCATAAAGAAACCAACCATAAAATATATACTTCTAAGTTTTGCCGTTTCAATCATATATCCACCTAATATACGACGCGGCAATATCAATTTATGATCTCCAAACAATTAACCCCAATGATATGTGTGTCTTACTTACCTTCTGTCGTGTGGTAAGGAGCTGGGTAAAATTGCAGGTAGCAAAATGTAGCGACTACAAGACCTGAAACAACTCACATACACAAATTGAACGAAATAATGAGTCATTACCAAGTGTACTTAAAAGTGATTAACTTCGTTTATGTAGAATAGAAAGTACCTAGAAGACCCCCAGCAAACACATCTTGCCAGTGATGCCAGTAATCATCGACACGGGAAACACCAACAAGAGCTGCGGCAAGAAGAGGAAGAAAAACGATACACAGTTTTGCCACATGCCCCTTTCGATCAAAGCATTTGATTTTTCCGGCCAAGTATAACGATAGAAAACCCAGACCTGCAAATGACCCTGCAAAATATCCCAAACTCTATGAATTACTGGTCAACCATAACCATCTAAGATAAAGAAAACCAGGACGGCATATTTGTATATTGTAGAATGATTTCACCATATGATAAGACTTCGGTAAAAATAATTCGATGAATCGTAAGCAAACTCTCCAAGGCTTACAAATGTAAAGACTAAACATACCAATACGACATCAAACAATACAGGTCAACAGTTGAGAAAGAAGAGGTTGCCACACA from Primulina eburnea isolate SZY01 chromosome 6, ASM2296580v1, whole genome shotgun sequence encodes:
- the LOC140835482 gene encoding amino-acid permease BAT1 homolog translates to METSAVEAEVATAPYHYHPLPDSDDCRLNQLGYKQELSRTLSAVANFSVTFSIISVVTGITTLYNQGLSFGGPVTMVYGWPIVGLFTFIVGLSLAEICSAYPTSGGLYFWSAKLCGTEWGPFASWITGW